TCAGCCTCTCGGGCGCGACCCTGGGCACTGCCTGCTGTCTCTTCAGCCCGAGAGGCTGCCAGACTGTTCCCTGCCCGTTTCAGTTTCAGAGCCTCCAGGAGTGCATCTAGTTGCTGAGCCCGCTCACCTGCAGAACTCAGTGCCTGTTCTGCACCTGCCATCCTCCCTTGCACCTGCCACAGGGGGACCCAGGGTTAAATAGACACATGAGGTACGCCCATAACCTGGCCCCACTGATGACCCAGGGAGGCCACACCTGGTGCAGGGTCTGTTCTGTGTTGTGTGTGTTCACTGCTGCCCCCTGTATGGCATCCTGGGCAGCACCCTGTGCTCGCCGGGCCTCCTCCAGTGCTGCCTGCACCGTCTCTGCCTTCCGTCTCTCACCCTCAGCCTGGGTCCTGGGGAAGAGGGGCAATCAGGGGCTGCAGACATCGGGACCAGGTGTCAGGGATGGGGGGCCAGGGTCAGGGTCAGACCGTGCCCGTTGTGCATCCTGCAGTAGCTGCTCAGCCCGACGCACGTCTCCCACAGTTCGCGCCAGGATTGTGTCCACATCTGCCAGGTTCCGGACGCGCTCTGCAATCGCACCTGCGAGGTGCTGAATCTGCTCAGGTGAGGCTGGGATGGAGAGCTCAAGCACCTGTGTGGCTACCATCTCAATGCTATCAGGATCAGCTCCCTCCTCTACAGGGACATAGGCAAGGGTTTAGAAAGACAGATATTCCAGCATGGACATGGGGGCATGGATTCAGGAGCATACGTGGGATATGGGTTTGACAACGTCATAGGGACATAGCCACAAGGACAGAGACTATACTTGGGGCACAGATCAGGGACATGGACTTGAGAACCATATATGAGCAAGGGCTAAAAGGTCAGACAAGGGTCATTAACACAGGTCCAGTACAGGTCCCAGGCTCATGCGTGGACCCAGGGAAGGAGTCACAGACCCAGGGGAGACAATGACAAATGGCGGGGCCATATGGGGTGCTCACGGCTGAGGAAATCCTTCACATTCTGGATGAGTTCCCGCAGCTCCTGGTTGGCCTGCTCCACTTGTCCCCGGGTAGCATTAGCCTTGTCCAGGGCGGCCTGTGCCCGCTGCTGTGCCTCGCCTGCCTGCCGACGGGTCTCAGCCACTTGGCTGAGGATGCCACCACCTTCTGCCAATGCCCGCTGCAGCTCGGCCTGTGTGTGCCTGGCCCGGCCCAGTGCCAGGTCTGCTGTGGCTGCTGCCCCGTGGCAGCTGAGGCCCCCACAGCGGGGCTGCCCATCTTCATCCCGACAGCCGGCACCTCCACAAGGGCTTGTCGCACAGGGTGCATCCCCTGGGGCGCCACATACCTGCCAGGCACAAATCAAGTCAAGGCCCCGTGAAAGGAACAGCCATGCCCACCTGCCTCAACCCAGATTGGTGCCTCACCAGTTCATTTGTCCTTGTCAGGCTCAGGGTGTTGGTTAGGGCAGAGAGCTCGCCCAGGGCCCGCTGGTTGGCTGCATGCTTGCGGTTGAAGTCCTCCCTCTGGGCACCCATCAGCACTTCTGCCCGTTGCCGGGTAGCTGCTGAGCTGCTCACAGGGCTGGGCACTGCCAGGGCAGAGGTGTTGGCACGATGTTCTGCCTCTGCAGACTGGCTATGGGCATGGCGGATGCTGTCATAGGCACCTAAGGTGGGCAGAGGTAGGCACTCAGGTGGAGATCAACACTGGTCCACCTGCCCAGCTGGCCAGCAACTCACCCAGGAAATTTGAATGCTTGAGCAGGTCCAGATGTTGACTGAGCTGTCGCAGCGTGAGATTAAGTGCAAGCCCGTCCCGTTCCAGCCCACTTAGTGCGTGGTTGGCGTTGAAATTCTCGTCCTGCACATCTGTCAGCTCTGCCTCCAGCCGAGTCAGGTGTTCAGTGGCCTCCCCGATTTCACGCCTGCACCGGGTGTGGAGGGGAGAGGTGTTTAGAGAGGCTCCAGCCTTGGTCCTGTGAGCCTCTGCCCCATCCCGCCGTGTATCCTTAGGCCCATCCGCACCGCAGCTCCTCCGTGGCCTCCACGAGCCGTGTGACGGAAGCAGCTGAGGTATTGCGGGCACTCACAATGCCCTGTATAGTGACCAGCTTCTCCTTCACATTCCAGAAGTTGCTCTCAAAGGCGCCCAGTACACCTGTCTGCTGCAGCTCCCGTGCCCACTGTTCCAGGCGCCGTGTACGGGCAGCCAAGTCCTGTACCACTCGGTCCCAGTCCCCAAAGCATGCATGGCAGGGATGACAGGCAGGAAAGACTCCCGAGAAGCCCCGGGCACACTGGTCACAGCGCACGCCAGACACTCCCGTACGGCAGCTGCAGTGGCCCGTGGAGTGGTGACACTGAGGTGTGTCTATTCCACGAGGATCACAGTCACAGGCTGTAAGAAAGGGCAGACCACAGAGTTAAGGCCCCAGTGGGGCATACTGGGAAGTCCCCCCATTCACGCTGGCCCCCAACGGCTCCCTTACCACGGCACTGCAACTCAGGGTCTCCCCAGTGGAGCTCCTGGCACTCAGAACAAGTCCGCCCACCGAAGCCGGCTCGGCACAGGCACTGTCCTGTGAACTAGGATGGGAAGAGGGTGGGGGTCAGAGCTTTTGTCGGAGGCAGACAGCTGGGACCCACCCACCCAGGGACCTGCTGGGAGGTCTTATACCTCGTTGCAGGTGGAGCCTGTGGCCCGGCTTGGGTGGCAGGCGCAGGGCTGGCATCCATGACCACTGGCGAGGTTCCAGAAGTTGGGGGCACAGCGGTCACAGCTTAGACCCTGGACATTGGGAAGGCACGGGCACTGTCCACTGCTTGGGTCACAATGGCACTGGTCAGTGGATGAGCACTGCTGGGGATCTGTGCCCAGCAGGTTGCAGGTACAGCCTGCGCCAGTCAAGATGAGCATATTAGTCAAGGGGAGCTCGAGCAGTGCAGCCCCACCCTGGCCATCCCATCCCATGCCCGCACTCACGGTGACAGCTCTGTCGGGCAGCCTGCCCGTGGAAGCCAGGCTTACAGTGGGCACAGTGTGGCCCTTCTGTGTGGTGTAGGCAGCGCAGGCATTGCCCCGTGTGGGGGTCACAGGCATCTGGGTCCGCAGGGTCAATGTTCCCACTGCACTCACAGAGTTGGCACCGGCCACCCGGCCTCGATGGATCCCCGAAGTGCCCAGGGGCACAAGCTTCACACCGCGGCCCTGCCCACAGTCAGGGGGGCAGTGTGAATGCCCAGCCCAGCCATACCACCCCAAACCCATGCCTCCACCCTACCTACTCACCTGTATAGCCTGCCCGGCAGTGGCACATGACCTGCTGGGAGTACCTGTCCCTGTGACAAGAAGTGGCAAAGTGTCGCAGGCTCCCAGGAACTTCAGGGCAGGGGCAAGGCCGGCACTGGCCCCCGTGTGGCAGTCGTGGGTCTCCATAGAAGCCAGCAATGCACCTGCGGGGCGGGGCAGGAAGAGCTGTGTCATCCCTGGGTGGCCTGCCCACCCACCAGCCCACCTGGAGCTGTTCCGGGCTCACCTTTCACAGTGCTCACCCCCCGTGTGATCACGGCAGCCCAGgcaagtgcctgtgtgggtgTCACATTCATCTGCGCGCCCGTTGCAGACACAGGGTCGGCAGCTAGGGAAGCCCCACTGGCCACGGCGGCAGCGATCGCAGCGAAGGCCAAAGGCACCAGTGCGGCAGGGACACTGCCCACTGGTCCCTTCGCATAGGCCTCTCAGCGCCCCCTCAGGGCTGCACTGGCAGGCTGGGAACAAGTCAGAGGCTGAGCCAGGGAAGGGGTTTCCAGGGCAGGCCGGGTGGGGTCAGGGGAGGGAGGTCAGAGAATGGAAGGGAAGCAAGTGACTCAGGGCTGAGAGTATGGGGTCCAAGGCAGAGTTAGAGGGAGGAAGGAGCACAActaaaaggaggaagaagagtagtggggaggagagagaagagtaGGGGGGAATACGGGGCAGCAGTTACCTCGACAGCCCATGGGGCCAAAGCCATAGTAACCAGGGGCGCAGACGTCACAGCGGCGTCCAGCCACTCCAGGTTTGCACAGGCACTGACCGCCATGGGGGTTGCATTCAGAGCTCAGTGAGCCCTGGGGGTCACACTGacaggctggggggtgggggagcaagTCAGGCTgggccttcacctctgcctcgcCCACCCATGCCACAGGCACTCACGCAGGGCACCGCCGTAGAGCAGGGTGGAGAGGCTGATGAGCAGCGGGGCACAGGCCTGAGAGGGGGGCGTCTTGCTGGGCGCCAGGCCCTCCTCGTGACAGCGGTAGTGTTCAAAGGTGGCGCGGCGCTCCAGGGCAGTAGCATCACCCCCACTAAACATCTCCAGCCCCAGGACACGGGGCAGCAGCACCAGCTGGAAGGACAGGAAGGAAGAGTGAGGTTCAGATGCGGGACTGCACTGGCAATGCTACGACATTCACCTTAGCACGACCGCTGGCCGTCCCATCCTGGCACAGCAcggtgcctcttctgtcacagagccctcccttctctccagccATCACTCCGGGCCCCACTCCCCAGGCCCTGACACTTTGGTTGGTGTGGGGAAGAGGAGACTGTTCACCGAGTCAATGAGCAGCCCTGGACCAGAGGCGGCCGTCCCAGGCTGGGTGCTTCCTCCTGCTCGTACAAGCTCCAGATGCAGTGTGTAGGTGATGCCAGGCTCAAGGCAGACTGGACTAGGGAACACCAAGTACCTAGGGGGGAATGGGGGAAGGTAGGGGGGTAACGCAGGGCTCCTGGGTCCACCATCCTGGGATTTTCCCACCCCACGTGCACCTCCCAAACCATCGgccacagcagagaccagggctGCACTAGGCTGGGCCCAAGACAGCTGAGCATCTGTGGAGAAGACTCTTTAAATGTGGCTCGCTGGAATGATAAACCTGTGCAGGCCAGTCGCACTGGAAACACCCCCTACAGCCTGGCAACTTCATACCATTTCCCTGGCACAAGTCCTTGCCATTTCTTCTCAACAACCACTTTGTGCTTCCTTTGATCCCAACTATAACCTCGGCTCCTCTTCACGGAGACTCCTTcgcctcccttccctctccctttttcccATACTAGGGTTCTTTTTTTTcagaggtactggggccagggattgaacctaggattaCTCTTacgtgggaagtcagcacgcaaccactgagccacacaggTTCCCTTATGCTAAGGTTCTTTTACATACCCCCCTCCCAATCTTCCCTCAATCCCCAGAGTCCTCCTCTAGCTGCTGCCCCATCTTTGCTCTCCTGCCCAAGAAATTCCTAAAAAGAGACAACTTTGGCCACTGACTCCACTCTTTAACTTCCCATACCAGGAAAGCTTCTGCCTGTCATGCCATCATGCCATGGAGTCAGCCTGTGCCAAGGTCATCAATGACCTCAATCTAGCCAAACCCAGTGGCCACTTCTCTATTCTTATCTGTGGATTTGGCAGCATGTAATGAGATCAATGCATCTTCCTTCTTGATatactcttttctttttgtttc
The Dasypus novemcinctus isolate mDasNov1 chromosome 26, mDasNov1.1.hap2, whole genome shotgun sequence genome window above contains:
- the LAMB2 gene encoding laminin subunit beta-2, which gives rise to MERASGERGRAPRGQPVPGKPGLGLLLSVLAATLAQALALAPDMPGCSRGSCYPATGDLLVGRADRLTASSTCGLHGPQPYCIVSHLQEEKKCFLCDSRRPFSARDNPQSHRIQNVVTSFAPQRRAAWWQSETGVPMVTIQLDLEAEFHFTHLIMTFKTFRPAAMLVERSADFGRTWHVYRYFSYDCGTDFPGIPLAPPRHWDDVVCESRYSEIEPSTEGEVIYRVLDPAIPIPDPYSPQIQNLLKITNLRVNLTRLHTLGDHLLDPRREIREKYYYALYELVVRGNCFCYGHASQCAPAPGAPAHAEGMVHGACVCKHNTRGLNCEQCQDFYHDLPWHPAEDSYSHACRKCECHGHSHSCHFDMAMYLASGNMSGGVCDACQHNTAGRHCELCRPFFYRDPTKDLRDPAVCRSCDCDPVGTQDGGRCDPHDDPVLGLVSGQCRCKEHVVGARCQQCRDGFFGLSASDPRGCQRCQCDARGTVPGGTLCDPDSGACFCKRLVAGRGCDRCLPGHWGLSHDLLGCRPCDCDVGGALEPQCDEATGQCHCRQHMVGRRCEQVQPGYFRPFLDHLKWEAEDARGQGPVDLVERVATAGGSPSWTGPGFVRLREGQALEFLVASVPRAMDYDLLLRLEPQVPEQWAEIVLTVQRPRPVAAASLCGRVLPEDDRIRGTWQPDARYLVFPSPVCLEPGITYTLHLELVRAGGSTQPGTAASGPGLLIDSLVLLPRVLGLEMFSGGDATALERRATFEHYRCHEEGLAPSKTPPSQACAPLLISLSTLLYGGALPCQCDPQGSLSSECNPHGGQCLCKPGVAGRRCDVCAPGYYGFGPMGCRACQCSPEGALRGLCEGTSGQCPCRTGAFGLRCDRCRRGQWGFPSCRPCVCNGRADECDTHTGTCLGCRDHTGGEHCERCIAGFYGDPRLPHGGQCRPCPCPEVPGSLRHFATSCHRDRYSQQVMCHCRAGYTGPRCEACAPGHFGDPSRPGGRCQLCECSGNIDPADPDACDPHTGQCLRCLHHTEGPHCAHCKPGFHGQAARQSCHRCTCNLLGTDPQQCSSTDQCHCDPSSGQCPCLPNVQGLSCDRCAPNFWNLASGHGCQPCACHPSRATGSTCNEFTGQCLCRAGFGGRTCSECQELHWGDPELQCRACDCDPRGIDTPQCHHSTGHCSCRTGVSGVRCDQCARGFSGVFPACHPCHACFGDWDRVVQDLAARTRRLEQWARELQQTGVLGAFESNFWNVKEKLVTIQGIVSARNTSAASVTRLVEATEELRREIGEATEHLTRLEAELTDVQDENFNANHALSGLERDGLALNLTLRQLSQHLDLLKHSNFLGAYDSIRHAHSQSAEAEHRANTSALAVPSPVSSSAATRQRAEVLMGAQREDFNRKHAANQRALGELSALTNTLSLTRTNELVCGAPGDAPCATSPCGGAGCRDEDGQPRCGGLSCHGAAATADLALGRARHTQAELQRALAEGGGILSQVAETRRQAGEAQQRAQAALDKANATRGQVEQANQELRELIQNVKDFLSQEGADPDSIEMVATQVLELSIPASPEQIQHLAGAIAERVRNLADVDTILARTVGDVRRAEQLLQDAQRARTQAEGERRKAETVQAALEEARRAQGAAQDAIQGAAVNTHNTEQTLHQVQGRMAGAEQALSSAGERAQQLDALLEALKLKRAGNSLAASRAEETAGSAQGRAREAEQLLQGPLSDQYQTVRALAERKAQGLLDAQMRAEQLRDEARGLLQAAQDKLQRLQELEGAYEENERALEGKAAQLDGLEARMRDVLQAINLQVQIYNTCQ